The Streptomyces sp. 135 sequence GATCCCCGGTCCTGCGTGTGCCCTCCCACAGCGGCGTACGGTCGGCGAACGATTCCCGCAACGCCGCCGCTAGCTGCTGTCCTGCGCGGTATCGCGGATGCCGGTACCCGGACAGCCAGGTCACGTTGCGCCGGTACACCGGATCGACCGGACCCAGCACCCAGTACCGCCGGCCCACCGCCGCACATACCTCGCCGACCACCGCCGCGAGGGATCGCTGCCGCCGAGAAAGCTCCGCTGCGGCGGTGCAGTCCGCCAAGACCCCCTGGCCGTCGGCGAGCCGGAGCATCACCTGCGGGACATGCGTACGCACTCCGTCCGGCGCAGGCCACCGCAGTTCCAGTGGCCGACTGGCCAGGCCTTGGACGCGTGGATCGCGGTCGAGCAGCATCAGATGCAGCCGCATCGCCCCAGACCCGTAGTGCACGAGCCGCCCGGTGGTCGCCGACCACCACCATCCCGGCGCCGTGCGCTTGCCCTTGCGGGCCGAAAACGGCCTCAGAGGCGGACACCGCTCGAAGGCCACTTCGGCGGCCGCCGCCGACCACGTCGAACACTCCGTCGTCCCGCCCGCAGCCAGGAACCGTACGTCCACAGCCCCGACATCGGCCGGCCCGGCCCCTGCCGCATCCCATTCCGCGCTCCGCACACAGAACCAAACGGCTTATCGGCTCATCCGGTAATGGGCATAACAAGCCAAAGGGGAAACGCGTGCCAGATACCCAGGTCCGCCGGTCCTACCTGGCGTCCCGGACCCCGCAGACGTGCTGTCAGCTGCGCTCGGGCTGTTCTGCGGCCCAGGCGTAGCCCAGCTCAGCGAAGGCTGCTCGCTGGTCCGCATCCAGACGCTCCCGCCTGGCCTTCTGGTTACTCAGAAACACACCCAGCCTGATCGCCGAACCGTCCGGCAGCTCCTCGATGTGCGCCCTTCCAACGACGGTTCTGCCTTCGCGCTGGATGTACTGGGTGAGGGCCGCCAGACCGCGTTGGAAGGCTGATGCCTTCTCGGTGCCCTTGGCCGTCGGGGCGGGGCGTTCGGTGGGTTTCACGCCCAGCGCGGTGAGCCGCTGCTGCTGTTCTTCGGAGAGCTCCGCCCAGTTGCGGCGTTGTCGCTGGAGCCATTTGCCGAGGTCGTCGTCTTCGTAGAGGACGCCGGGGGCGATGTCGGGGAGTCGGCCGTTGGATTCGTCGGCGGCGAGGTCGGTGAGGACGCGGTAGTGGCGTTGCCAGTCCAGCGGCCAGGGGCAGTTCCAGTCCGGGTCGATGGCGGCGAGCTGTGCGGCACGGGCCGCGGCGCGT is a genomic window containing:
- a CDS encoding TnsA-like heteromeric transposase endonuclease subunit encodes the protein MRSAEWDAAGAGPADVGAVDVRFLAAGGTTECSTWSAAAAEVAFERCPPLRPFSARKGKRTAPGWWWSATTGRLVHYGSGAMRLHLMLLDRDPRVQGLASRPLELRWPAPDGVRTHVPQVMLRLADGQGVLADCTAAAELSRRQRSLAAVVGEVCAAVGRRYWVLGPVDPVYRRNVTWLSGYRHPRYRAGQQLAAALRESFADRTPLWEGTRRTGDPMVVLPALFHALWAGQLSADLGVPMHERMPVWARAA